From a single Oreochromis niloticus isolate F11D_XX linkage group LG3, O_niloticus_UMD_NMBU, whole genome shotgun sequence genomic region:
- the rnf175 gene encoding RING finger protein 175 isoform X1: protein MESVSSPSVLGCKHLSICLVDCMKTPGVLRPEPEAPSSDLPVLTLRELSISLVDCMKTPVLNSDDNHSSLELKLKEEDEQLGREYEGSKLELHPVWQDSGVGPEIHLYKEEEENKNNISVETKPEEVARSDGTTLVFQENGGGTEGMTWLIQCSELSESVETAALGPSSEEEMDATLQQSQEEDALSDRMETAQQDTEAEEAEDAETPESGAPSCVSSTNENQTENQQEAASEPRHHRCEHCGKSFARKSNVLRHQRHNCSRTKSTEDSDQLEQETFSCSRCILTFDTKRGLKLHELCHKENSESHEGKESNEVQRERPHTCTQCNKSFYVLYTLRQHLLTHTGEKSYHCEVCGKQFGREGTLKEHMLIHTGEKPYKCDQCGKTCARRGDLRIHMLSHSEERPHNCSQCGKSFKQLFKLRKHERIHTGEKPYQCQLCAKKFRLQESLASHIHTHTGEQPFKCSLCPKAFSIRSNLKKHQMIHTGEKRFHCSHCDKSFRLQQHLIFHERGHTGEKPYKCEKCGKGYCHPSTLKTHLSAHEEKPPRCSLCGQEFRDQEELANHRCAESTEKPHRCSQCGKCFSQIINMKKHQMIHSGEKPFACKECGKLFNHSGNLTKHMRTHTDERPFECELCKKRFRLLQHLTNHRLTHNKKK, encoded by the exons ATGGAGTCGGTCAGCAGTCCATCTGTGCTGGGCTGCAAGCACCTCTCTATCTGCCTGGTGGACTGTATGAAGACTCCGGGGGTCCTGAGGCCAGAGCCTGAAG CCCCATCTAGTGACCTTCCGGTCCTCACTCTGAGGGAGCTGTCCATCTCTTTGGTGGATTGCATGAAAACTCCAGTGCTGAACAGTGACGATAATCACAGCAGCTTGGAGCTCAAGCTGAAAGAGGAGGACGAGCAGTTGGGGAGAGAGTACGAGGGCTCAAAGCTGGAGCTGCACCCGGTCTGGCAGGACAGTGGAGTCGGACCAGAGATTCATTtgtataaagaagaagaagaaaataaaaacaacatctcGGTGGAAACCAAACCTGAAGAAGTTGCTCGCAGTGATGGCACAACGTTGGTGTTTCAGGAGAACGGCGGCGGGACCGAAGGGATGACGTGGCTCATACAGTGTTCCGAACTATCAGAGTCCGTCGAAACAGCCGCGCTGGGCCCCAGTTCAGAGGAGGAAATGGATGCAACGTTACAGCAAAGTCAGGAAGAAGACGCTTTATCAGACAGAATGGAGACGGCACAGCAGGACACTGAAGCAGAGGAAGCTGAAGATGCAGAAACCCCCGAGTCTGGag CTCCTTCTTGCGTGTCTTCAACCAATGAAAACCAAACAGAGAACCAACAGGAAGCTGCGTCTGAACCCCGACACCACCGCTGTGAGCACTGCGGGAAGTCCTTTGCAAGGAAGAGCAATGTCCTCCGACACCAGCGGCACAATTGCAGCAGAACAAAATCCACAGAAGATTCAGACCAGCTGGAGCAGGAGACGTTCTCATGCAGCAGGTGCATTCTAACATTTGACACTAAACGCGGGCTGAAGCTGCATGAGCTCtgtcacaaagaaaacagtgaaAGTCACGAGGGCAAAGAAAGTAATGAGGTTCAACGAGAGAGGCCTCACACCTGCACACAGTGCAATAAGAGCTTCTACGTGTTGTACACGCTGCGGCAGCATCTCCTCACGCACACTGGGGAGAAGTCTTACCACTGTGAGGTGTGTGGGAAGCAGTTTGGCAGGGAAGGAACTCTGAAGGAGCACATGTTGATCCACACAGGGGAGAAACCTTATAAATGCGACCAGTGCGGCAAGACCTGTGCTAGGCGCGGGGACCTACGAATACACATGTTGAGCCACTCTGAGGAGAGACCTCACAACTGCAGCCAATGCGGCAAAAGCTTCAAACAGCTTTTCAAACTGAGGAAGCACGAGCGAATCCACACGGGTGAGAAACCGTACCAATGTCAGCTTTGCGCAAAGAAGTTTAGACTGCAGGAATCGCTGGCGTCACACATCCACACGCACACTGGAGAGCAGCCCTTCAAGTGCAGCCTCTGCCCCAAGGCCTTCAGTATCaggagcaacttgaagaagcACCAAATGATACACACCGGGGAGAAGCGCTTTCACTGCTCACACTGCGACAAAAGTTTCCGGCTGCAGCAGCACCTGATATTCCATGAGCGGGGCCACACAGgggagaaaccatacaagtgtgAAAAATGTGGGAAAGGTTATTGTCACCCGTCTACGTTGAAAACACACCTGTCCGCTCATGAGGAGAAACCACCACGTTGCTCCCTGTGTGGGCAGGAATTTAGAGATCAGGAGGAGTTAGCCAATCACCGGTGCGCTGAGTCAACAGAAAAACCGCATCGCTGTTCTCAGTGTGGAAAGTGCTTTTCCCAGATCATTAATATGAAGAAACACCAGATGATCCACTCAGGGGAAAAACCCTTTGCGTGCAAGGAGTGTGGGAAGCTGTTCAACCACAGTGGGAATCTCACAAAGCACATGCGCACCCACACCGATGAAAGGCCATTTGAATGTGAACTCTGCAAGAAGCGCTTCAGGCTCCTGCAGCACCTCACAAATCACAGATTAACTCACAACAAGAAAAAGTAG
- the rnf175 gene encoding RING finger protein 175 isoform X2, whose product MESVSSPSVLGCKHLSICLVDCMKTPGVLRPEPEAPSSDLPVLTLRELSISLVDCMKTPVLNSDDNHSSLELKLKEEDEQLGREYEGSKLELHPVWQDSGVGPEIHLYKEEEENKNNISVETKPEEVARSDGTTLVFQENGGGTEGMTWLIQCSELSESVETAALGPSSEEEMDATLQQSQEEDALSDRMETAQQDTEAEEAEDAETPESGAPSCVSSTNENQTENQQEAASEPRHHRCEHCGKSFARKSNVLRHQRHNCSRTKSTEDSDQLEQETFSCSRCILTFDTKRGLKLHELCHKENSESHEGKESNEVQRERPHTCTQCNKSFYVLYTLRQHLLTHTGEKSYHCEVCGKQFGREGTLKEHMLIHTGEKPYKCDQCGKTCARRGDLRIHMLSHSEERPHNCSQCGKSFKQLFKLRKHERIHTGSRQRTRWMSM is encoded by the exons ATGGAGTCGGTCAGCAGTCCATCTGTGCTGGGCTGCAAGCACCTCTCTATCTGCCTGGTGGACTGTATGAAGACTCCGGGGGTCCTGAGGCCAGAGCCTGAAG CCCCATCTAGTGACCTTCCGGTCCTCACTCTGAGGGAGCTGTCCATCTCTTTGGTGGATTGCATGAAAACTCCAGTGCTGAACAGTGACGATAATCACAGCAGCTTGGAGCTCAAGCTGAAAGAGGAGGACGAGCAGTTGGGGAGAGAGTACGAGGGCTCAAAGCTGGAGCTGCACCCGGTCTGGCAGGACAGTGGAGTCGGACCAGAGATTCATTtgtataaagaagaagaagaaaataaaaacaacatctcGGTGGAAACCAAACCTGAAGAAGTTGCTCGCAGTGATGGCACAACGTTGGTGTTTCAGGAGAACGGCGGCGGGACCGAAGGGATGACGTGGCTCATACAGTGTTCCGAACTATCAGAGTCCGTCGAAACAGCCGCGCTGGGCCCCAGTTCAGAGGAGGAAATGGATGCAACGTTACAGCAAAGTCAGGAAGAAGACGCTTTATCAGACAGAATGGAGACGGCACAGCAGGACACTGAAGCAGAGGAAGCTGAAGATGCAGAAACCCCCGAGTCTGGag CTCCTTCTTGCGTGTCTTCAACCAATGAAAACCAAACAGAGAACCAACAGGAAGCTGCGTCTGAACCCCGACACCACCGCTGTGAGCACTGCGGGAAGTCCTTTGCAAGGAAGAGCAATGTCCTCCGACACCAGCGGCACAATTGCAGCAGAACAAAATCCACAGAAGATTCAGACCAGCTGGAGCAGGAGACGTTCTCATGCAGCAGGTGCATTCTAACATTTGACACTAAACGCGGGCTGAAGCTGCATGAGCTCtgtcacaaagaaaacagtgaaAGTCACGAGGGCAAAGAAAGTAATGAGGTTCAACGAGAGAGGCCTCACACCTGCACACAGTGCAATAAGAGCTTCTACGTGTTGTACACGCTGCGGCAGCATCTCCTCACGCACACTGGGGAGAAGTCTTACCACTGTGAGGTGTGTGGGAAGCAGTTTGGCAGGGAAGGAACTCTGAAGGAGCACATGTTGATCCACACAGGGGAGAAACCTTATAAATGCGACCAGTGCGGCAAGACCTGTGCTAGGCGCGGGGACCTACGAATACACATGTTGAGCCACTCTGAGGAGAGACCTCACAACTGCAGCCAATGCGGCAAAAGCTTCAAACAGCTTTTCAAACTGAGGAAGCACGAGCGAATCCACACGG